In Acidobacteriota bacterium, the following proteins share a genomic window:
- a CDS encoding Gldg family protein, which produces MLHRILFVSGLYLLFNILVHFQVLKRWTLLHSTLSALSALLLIAGLLVNMDRMADRYRSGRGRHGGRRLLAGVAIAVILVCLNVLAVRYNGRYDTTPGRYFSLSTPTVNLLRTLRRPVTLHAFTSGDNVETLNMLHNFGMGSRWVRWEMLDAEKDPDSARRLGVERNAVIAVESGERVETVAIRGDGTVDEARLASAVQSVLEPVRKKACLTRGHGEKITLNDNPGVVAALTDFHYAVEDVDLGKTGVVPPDCRFLLIGGPETAFTPAEVEAVRAYVRRGGALMVLLDPPPGDPFAEILSDWRIEARTDVVIDPREGEILLSGAGAIPKGIEMSVIERFPSHPVTQGLRELLLFPIARSLSYRGGGNEVEELSAPLAVLDVPTAWGESDMDDLRSGTFEFNEGTDFRPPLVLALASRKAPLGPGGPVSRMVVVSSADFLDDRCMNPALSNAEFFTRCVHWLSGNEWLLYIRPRLQARVGFDLSPRHERLFYYLVMVLLPQLPLVAGAACLVRRWKRQ; this is translated from the coding sequence ATGCTCCACCGGATCCTCTTCGTCTCGGGGCTTTACCTGCTGTTCAACATCCTGGTCCATTTTCAGGTCCTGAAACGGTGGACCCTGCTGCACAGCACCCTGTCGGCGCTGAGCGCCCTCCTGCTCATCGCCGGGCTTTTGGTGAACATGGACCGGATGGCCGACCGTTATCGTTCGGGGAGAGGCCGTCACGGCGGACGGAGACTCCTGGCCGGTGTCGCGATCGCAGTGATCCTCGTCTGCCTGAACGTCCTGGCGGTCCGTTACAACGGGCGGTACGACACCACGCCGGGCCGGTATTTCTCCCTTTCCACCCCCACGGTGAACCTGCTGCGCACCCTCCGGCGCCCGGTCACCCTGCACGCCTTCACCTCCGGGGACAACGTGGAGACCCTGAACATGCTCCACAATTTCGGCATGGGTTCCCGCTGGGTCCGGTGGGAGATGCTGGACGCGGAGAAGGACCCCGACAGCGCCCGCCGCCTCGGGGTCGAACGAAACGCGGTGATCGCCGTGGAGTCCGGGGAGCGGGTCGAAACCGTGGCCATCCGGGGAGACGGGACCGTGGACGAGGCCCGGCTGGCTTCCGCCGTCCAGAGTGTCCTGGAGCCCGTCCGGAAGAAGGCCTGCCTCACCCGCGGCCACGGGGAAAAAATCACGCTGAACGACAACCCCGGGGTCGTGGCGGCCTTGACGGACTTCCACTACGCGGTCGAGGACGTGGACCTCGGAAAGACCGGCGTGGTCCCCCCGGATTGCCGGTTCCTGCTGATCGGGGGCCCGGAAACCGCTTTCACCCCGGCGGAGGTCGAGGCGGTGCGGGCTTACGTCCGCCGGGGCGGGGCCCTGATGGTGCTGCTTGACCCGCCGCCGGGGGACCCGTTCGCGGAGATCCTCTCGGACTGGCGGATCGAGGCCCGGACGGACGTGGTCATCGACCCCCGGGAGGGGGAGATCCTGCTCAGCGGTGCGGGCGCCATCCCCAAGGGGATCGAGATGTCCGTGATCGAGCGATTCCCCTCGCACCCCGTGACCCAGGGCCTCCGCGAACTCCTCCTGTTCCCCATCGCCCGGTCGCTTTCCTACCGCGGCGGGGGGAACGAGGTGGAGGAACTGTCCGCCCCGCTCGCCGTGCTGGACGTCCCGACGGCCTGGGGGGAATCGGACATGGACGACCTGAGAAGCGGCACCTTCGAATTCAACGAGGGGACCGATTTCCGGCCGCCGCTGGTCCTGGCCCTCGCGTCGCGCAAGGCGCCCCTGGGCCCCGGGGGGCCCGTTTCGCGGATGGTGGTCGTCTCGTCGGCGGATTTTTTGGACGACCGCTGCATGAACCCCGCGCTCTCCAACGCGGAATTCTTCACCCGTTGCGTCCACTGGCTCAGCGGGAACGAATGGCTCCTGTACATCCGGCCGCGGCTCCAGGCCCGGGTGGGGTTCGACCTGTCGCCCCGGCACGAGCGGCTGTTCTACTACCTCGTCATGGTCCTGCTTCCCCAGCTCCCCCTTGTCGCGGGGGCGGCGTGCCTCGTCCGCCGCTGGAAGCGGCAATGA
- a CDS encoding methylenetetrahydrofolate reductase has protein sequence MKIIELVKNTTKPMLSFEITPPEKGRGVQEIFQTLDALMPFTPQFVSVTYHQPHVVYEERDGVIQRVPKRKKPGTVGICASIKHRYSVEPVPHFICGGFDRYETEDALIDLQYLGIENILVLRGDPPPGQKTFIPEKDGHVHASSLVGQIAAMNLGHYLEPLDGAEPSRFCIGAAAYPEKHFEAPNAEKDLEWLRHKVDQGVDFLITQMFFESHYFLDFVSRAREAGITVPIVPGIKPISSRRQLYDLPGTFHVNVPNAFLQAMENARSPKEEFDLGAKWMAGLVGELLEARVPGVHVFTMGKGAATKALLKRVF, from the coding sequence GTGAAAATCATCGAACTGGTGAAGAACACGACCAAACCCATGCTGTCCTTCGAGATCACGCCGCCCGAGAAGGGGCGGGGCGTGCAGGAGATCTTCCAGACGCTCGACGCGTTGATGCCCTTCACCCCGCAGTTCGTGAGCGTGACCTACCACCAGCCCCACGTGGTCTACGAGGAGCGCGACGGCGTGATCCAGCGGGTCCCGAAGCGCAAGAAGCCGGGGACGGTGGGGATCTGCGCCTCCATCAAGCACCGTTACAGCGTGGAACCGGTCCCCCACTTCATCTGCGGGGGGTTCGACCGCTACGAGACCGAGGACGCCCTCATCGACCTCCAGTACCTGGGGATCGAGAACATTCTCGTCCTGCGGGGAGACCCGCCGCCGGGGCAGAAGACCTTCATCCCCGAGAAGGACGGACACGTCCACGCGTCCTCCCTGGTGGGCCAGATCGCCGCCATGAACCTGGGGCATTACCTCGAGCCCCTGGACGGCGCCGAGCCGAGCCGCTTCTGCATCGGCGCCGCCGCCTACCCCGAGAAGCACTTCGAGGCGCCCAACGCGGAGAAAGACCTGGAATGGCTCAGGCACAAGGTGGACCAGGGGGTCGATTTCCTGATCACCCAGATGTTCTTCGAGTCCCACTATTTCCTCGACTTCGTCTCCCGGGCGAGGGAAGCGGGGATCACCGTCCCCATCGTCCCCGGCATCAAGCCCATCTCCAGCCGCCGGCAGCTCTACGACCTCCCCGGCACCTTCCACGTCAACGTGCCGAACGCATTCCTCCAGGCCATGGAAAACGCCCGCTCCCCGAAGGAGGAGTTCGACCTGGGCGCGAAGTGGATGGCCGGCCTCGTCGGGGAACTGCTCGAAGCGCGCGTCCCGGGGGTCCACGTCTTCACCATGGGCAAGGGCGCCGCCACCAAGGCGCTGCTCAAGCGGGTGTTCTGA
- a CDS encoding transposase → MSGRCNFLHGGRLDDVCRYITGIVQNQGHKLLAIGGMPDHLHVLVGLNPSGAISALARDMKSGSTRFIKESWNFQLAF, encoded by the coding sequence GTGAGCGGACGGTGTAATTTCCTCCACGGGGGCCGACTGGACGACGTCTGCCGGTACATCACCGGCATCGTGCAGAATCAGGGCCACAAACTTCTCGCCATCGGGGGCATGCCGGACCACCTCCATGTCCTCGTCGGCCTCAACCCTTCCGGGGCGATCTCCGCCCTGGCTCGTGACATGAAAAGCGGATCCACCCGCTTCATCAAGGAGTCATGGAACTTCCAGTTGGCGTTCTGA
- a CDS encoding carboxypeptidase regulatory-like domain-containing protein has product MPHHRILLLILLGCWTPFVAADGNLLVNGGLESGNGSQPDGWAPFTPGGGAAVFTWDPSARSAGVRSVRIDNPSPNPAMWQQVVTVEAGRVYTLSGDAAFREVAAPGRCGLQLVFRDAADAILRFVNYPTHTGTREFSPDFPSPLKVRAPGGAAKVEVNLLLCGPGTAWFDEVFFGATPTGTLAGTVTSGGAPLAGARVRIWGDPWGLACEAVSDSEGRYTLPDVPVTFPRYVVLAGKNGYRTAVAGRVETVAGAQTRLDFDLARGVDPEDLRVTFGSLLHATGIEPVAVPTDAVIPASPAGYPEAVRCYLQADDCIRSDDPDVAALAGQLLAALPEGDRTSTHAVAWAVYAWVCRNIDHDGVFSVPPQGLDQPFRDVTSGIWQTISGEGWCWGRSFYDWAYKPGELLRQRCGICVEHAWLTSALLRALNIPARASSGSLEFYAQANTAGGTWVPMSTTAGRTSFRERGELGAGFGGTAPESRFSVGSFPVLHEDWDATVPGLWRETHPWGAVYEGSATGLAGARVDLATLAATGTAPAAPQGPPGSACYQVHYSDVTLNLNTWGTRRRLDVRFPLATESAHFAFTGDTGYWTNHPECLVRTGVETVENPPTEGVQHWFHLEFDLGPILNLTGDLDRDGRVTAADLVILRQALAGNVLAGQAPFTAPAGVADLDGSQSLDAADAVGLAELLCR; this is encoded by the coding sequence ATGCCTCATCACCGGATTCTTCTCTTGATCCTCCTCGGCTGCTGGACACCCTTCGTTGCCGCCGACGGGAACCTCCTGGTCAACGGCGGGCTCGAGTCCGGGAACGGTTCCCAGCCGGACGGCTGGGCCCCCTTCACCCCGGGGGGCGGGGCAGCCGTCTTCACCTGGGACCCGTCCGCCCGGTCGGCGGGTGTCCGGTCGGTCCGCATCGACAACCCCTCCCCCAACCCGGCCATGTGGCAGCAGGTGGTGACGGTGGAGGCCGGCCGGGTGTACACCCTCTCCGGCGACGCGGCGTTCCGGGAGGTGGCCGCCCCCGGCCGGTGCGGCCTGCAGCTGGTCTTCCGTGACGCTGCCGACGCGATCCTCCGCTTCGTGAACTACCCCACCCACACGGGGACCCGGGAGTTCTCCCCCGACTTCCCCTCGCCGTTGAAGGTGCGTGCCCCGGGAGGAGCGGCGAAGGTCGAGGTGAACCTCCTTCTCTGCGGCCCCGGGACGGCCTGGTTCGACGAGGTCTTTTTCGGCGCCACACCCACGGGGACCCTGGCGGGAACGGTCACGTCCGGCGGCGCCCCCCTCGCGGGCGCCCGGGTCCGGATCTGGGGGGACCCCTGGGGACTGGCCTGCGAGGCCGTCTCCGACAGCGAGGGGCGTTACACCCTGCCGGACGTTCCGGTGACCTTCCCCCGCTACGTCGTCCTGGCGGGGAAAAACGGGTACCGCACCGCCGTCGCGGGCCGCGTCGAGACCGTCGCCGGGGCGCAGACCCGCCTGGACTTCGACCTGGCCCGGGGCGTGGACCCCGAGGACCTCCGGGTCACCTTCGGGTCCCTGTTGCACGCCACCGGCATCGAGCCGGTCGCGGTCCCCACGGACGCCGTCATCCCGGCGTCGCCCGCCGGCTACCCCGAAGCGGTCCGGTGCTATCTTCAGGCCGACGACTGCATCCGGTCGGACGACCCCGACGTGGCGGCCCTGGCCGGGCAACTCCTCGCCGCACTTCCCGAGGGCGACCGGACCTCCACCCACGCGGTGGCGTGGGCGGTTTACGCGTGGGTGTGCCGCAACATCGACCACGACGGGGTCTTCAGTGTCCCGCCCCAGGGACTGGACCAGCCCTTCCGGGACGTCACCTCCGGCATCTGGCAGACCATCAGCGGCGAGGGGTGGTGCTGGGGGCGCAGCTTCTACGACTGGGCGTACAAGCCGGGGGAACTGCTGCGGCAGCGGTGCGGGATCTGCGTGGAGCACGCCTGGCTGACCTCGGCCCTCCTGCGGGCCCTGAACATCCCGGCCCGGGCCTCGTCGGGTTCGCTGGAGTTCTACGCGCAGGCCAACACGGCAGGCGGAACCTGGGTCCCGATGAGCACGACGGCCGGGCGAACCTCCTTCCGGGAGCGCGGCGAACTGGGGGCCGGCTTCGGGGGGACGGCGCCGGAGAGCCGGTTCTCGGTGGGGAGTTTCCCCGTTCTCCACGAGGACTGGGACGCCACGGTGCCGGGGCTGTGGCGGGAGACGCACCCTTGGGGCGCGGTCTACGAGGGTTCCGCGACGGGGCTGGCCGGCGCCCGGGTCGACCTGGCCACGCTGGCGGCCACCGGGACCGCCCCGGCCGCCCCGCAGGGGCCGCCCGGAAGCGCGTGCTACCAGGTCCACTACAGCGACGTCACCCTGAACCTGAACACCTGGGGCACGCGGCGGCGGCTGGACGTGCGCTTTCCCCTGGCCACGGAATCGGCGCACTTCGCCTTCACCGGCGACACGGGGTACTGGACCAACCACCCGGAGTGCCTGGTGCGCACCGGGGTCGAAACGGTGGAAAACCCGCCAACGGAGGGCGTCCAGCATTGGTTCCACCTGGAGTTCGACCTGGGGCCCATCCTGAACCTCACCGGCGACCTGGACCGGGACGGGCGGGTCACCGCGGCGGACCTGGTGATCCTCCGGCAGGCGCTGGCCGGAAACGTCCTAGCCGGGCAGGCCCCCTTCACCGCCCCGGCCGGCGTCGCCGACCTGGACGGCAGCCAGTCCCTCGACGCCGCGGACGCCGTGGGCCTGGCCGAATTGCTCTGCCGCTGA
- a CDS encoding thioredoxin domain-containing protein produces MEITENRPAGNGRETRAVLNRLAGEKSPYLLQHADNPVDWRPWGAEAFETARREDKPIFLSIGYATCHWCHVMEQESFRDPEIAALLNHVFVPVKVDREERPDVDHAYMAVCQALTGGGGWPLTVAADPWGRPFFAATYIPDRPRFGHPGIRQVVRRIEEAWHTRRSRVDESSREILAAVNGAMAATAGAGPDPGAAADDLFRHYCRLFDPDSGGFGPAPKFPAFPSLFFLQRYGEARKARRALEMVTRTLDAIRLGGIRDHVGQGIHRYSTDRRWFVPHFEKMLYDQALMALAYLESFRLTGKKLHAEAARDLLAYLRRDLRDPGGAFHAAEDADSEGVEGLFYLWTETELRGLLPPAEAERVIGAFGVRPEGNLGARGDEFPPGANLLSLREDPEGEEAAAIRRSLEALRAARAKRVRPMRDRKILADWNGLAVAALAAGSRVLADPDLAEAGREAARFVLGRLGSEGFGLRHRYCDGEAAVTGFLDDYAFLAQGLLELHAATGEPEWLEAAEGLAARALRSFSAPDGRGCCFSPSDGETLVVRVRVVHDGALPSGNGVLLRVLGHLARETGKESWQHAARDLRDGLRWALAQPPAVPFLLGAMLESGGLASGGPFR; encoded by the coding sequence ATGGAAATCACGGAAAACCGACCCGCCGGGAACGGCAGGGAAACCCGGGCGGTTCTGAACCGGCTGGCGGGGGAGAAAAGCCCCTACCTGCTCCAGCACGCCGACAATCCCGTGGACTGGCGCCCGTGGGGCGCGGAAGCCTTCGAGACCGCCCGTCGGGAGGACAAGCCGATCTTCCTCTCCATCGGGTACGCCACCTGCCACTGGTGCCACGTCATGGAGCAGGAGTCCTTCCGGGACCCGGAGATCGCCGCCCTCCTGAACCACGTTTTCGTCCCCGTCAAGGTGGACCGCGAGGAGCGCCCCGACGTGGACCACGCCTACATGGCCGTGTGCCAGGCGCTCACCGGGGGCGGCGGCTGGCCCCTGACCGTGGCGGCGGACCCTTGGGGGCGGCCCTTCTTCGCCGCCACCTACATCCCCGACCGGCCCCGGTTCGGCCACCCCGGGATCCGCCAGGTGGTCCGCCGCATCGAGGAGGCCTGGCACACCCGGCGCTCCCGGGTCGATGAAAGCTCTCGGGAGATCCTCGCGGCCGTCAATGGGGCGATGGCGGCAACGGCCGGGGCGGGGCCGGACCCCGGGGCGGCGGCGGACGACCTCTTCCGTCACTACTGCCGGCTCTTCGACCCGGACTCAGGCGGGTTCGGCCCCGCCCCAAAGTTCCCGGCCTTCCCGTCCCTCTTCTTTCTCCAACGCTACGGTGAGGCCCGGAAGGCACGCCGGGCCCTGGAGATGGTCACCCGCACCCTGGACGCCATCCGCCTCGGGGGGATCCGGGACCACGTGGGGCAGGGGATCCACCGTTACAGCACCGACCGGCGGTGGTTCGTCCCCCACTTCGAGAAAATGCTCTACGACCAGGCCCTCATGGCGCTGGCCTACCTGGAGTCCTTCCGGCTCACCGGGAAAAAACTCCACGCCGAGGCCGCCCGGGACCTCCTGGCCTACCTGCGGCGCGACCTCCGGGACCCCGGCGGGGCCTTCCACGCCGCCGAAGACGCCGACAGCGAGGGCGTCGAGGGCCTTTTCTACCTCTGGACCGAAACGGAACTCCGCGGGCTTCTCCCGCCGGCCGAGGCCGAAAGGGTCATCGGGGCCTTCGGGGTGAGGCCGGAGGGGAACCTCGGCGCCCGTGGCGACGAGTTCCCCCCGGGGGCCAACCTTCTGTCCCTGCGTGAAGATCCCGAGGGAGAGGAGGCGGCCGCGATCCGCCGTTCCCTGGAAGCGCTGAGGGCCGCCCGGGCGAAGCGCGTCCGCCCGATGCGCGATCGCAAGATCCTCGCCGACTGGAACGGCCTGGCGGTCGCCGCGCTGGCCGCGGGATCGCGGGTCCTGGCCGATCCCGACCTCGCCGAGGCGGGCCGCGAGGCCGCCCGGTTCGTGCTGGGGCGCCTGGGAAGCGAGGGGTTCGGGCTCCGTCACCGTTACTGCGACGGCGAGGCGGCCGTGACGGGCTTCCTCGACGACTACGCCTTCCTCGCCCAGGGACTGCTGGAGCTTCACGCCGCCACGGGGGAACCGGAGTGGCTGGAGGCGGCGGAAGGGCTGGCCGCGAGGGCGCTGCGCTCGTTCTCCGCGCCCGACGGCCGGGGTTGCTGTTTTTCCCCGTCCGACGGCGAAACCCTGGTGGTGAGGGTGCGAGTGGTCCACGACGGGGCGCTGCCCTCGGGGAACGGCGTATTGCTGCGGGTGCTCGGTCACCTGGCCCGGGAGACCGGGAAAGAGTCCTGGCAGCATGCGGCCCGGGACTTGCGGGACGGTCTCCGGTGGGCGCTGGCCCAGCCTCCGGCCGTGCCTTTCCTCCTGGGTGCGATGCTGGAGAGCGGCGGGCTTGCCTCCGGAGGCCCCTTCCGGTAG
- the hypF gene encoding carbamoyltransferase HypF — MQKEKTDAVGHLDVRVTGIVQGVGFRPFVHRLAARYGVRGTVRNDSLGVLVEAEADPATLGRFVEAIPECAPPLALVESVSTAAGEVRGYTGFEIVTSEDVPGEITLVSPDVATCPDCLQELFDPDDRRYRYPFINCTHCGPRYTIIAELPYDRPKTSMASFAQCPACAAEYHDPDDRRFHAQPNACPVCGPQCALYDNTGRFLPAGDPVEDAREHLAQGRIVAVKGLGGFHLAVNAADPDAVLRLRARKRRDEKPFAVMARDLDAVRRIARPTPEEETLLVSPQRPIVLLEKPGDGEEGQTRLAPAVAPGNRFLGVMLPYTPLHHLLLEGERFPALVMTSGNFSEEPILTGNLAAQRFLAPVADVFLTHDRDILVRNDDSVCRSYRGRVYFLRRSRGYAPVPIRTDSALPPLLAVGGELKNTVAVGRGPWVFLSQHIGDLENSEVFTSFEETASHLQDLFAVRPALVAHDLHPEYLSTKFALGLDDSVQKVGVQHHHAHIVSCLADNGVAGPVIGLSLDGTGYGTDGRIWGGEVLEAGLASFRRAFHFRYTAMPGGARAIREPWRMALSFLLDAAGGDLRDLPPTLSKAADEQGLELVARMVARRLNCPETSSLGRLFDAVAALAGIRARSTFEGQAAMELEMVAGPPNPADAYRFEREGGVIDPRPVVRRVLEDVRAGIGPERVSARFHDGLVDLFADLCEQLRAERGLGAVALSGGVFQNLRLLTGLHERLERLGFTVYTHRRVPCNDGGLALGQAVAAAEIARRKGD, encoded by the coding sequence ATGCAAAAAGAAAAGACCGACGCCGTCGGGCACTTGGATGTCCGCGTGACCGGCATCGTCCAGGGGGTGGGGTTTCGGCCCTTCGTCCACCGGCTTGCCGCGCGCTACGGCGTCCGGGGGACCGTGCGCAACGATTCGCTGGGCGTCCTCGTGGAGGCGGAAGCCGACCCGGCCACCCTCGGGCGTTTCGTCGAGGCCATCCCGGAGTGCGCCCCGCCCCTGGCCCTGGTGGAGTCGGTCAGCACCGCCGCCGGGGAGGTCCGCGGTTACACGGGCTTCGAGATCGTCACCAGCGAGGACGTCCCCGGCGAGATCACCCTGGTCAGCCCTGACGTCGCCACGTGCCCCGACTGTCTCCAGGAACTCTTCGACCCCGACGACCGCCGCTACCGGTACCCCTTCATCAATTGTACCCACTGCGGGCCCCGGTACACCATCATCGCCGAGTTGCCCTACGACCGGCCGAAGACGTCCATGGCCTCCTTCGCCCAGTGCCCGGCCTGCGCCGCGGAGTACCACGACCCCGACGACCGGCGTTTCCACGCCCAGCCCAACGCCTGCCCCGTGTGCGGGCCCCAGTGCGCCCTCTACGACAACACCGGCCGGTTCCTCCCCGCCGGCGACCCCGTGGAGGACGCCCGGGAGCACCTCGCCCAGGGGCGGATCGTGGCGGTGAAGGGCCTCGGCGGGTTCCACCTGGCGGTCAACGCCGCGGACCCGGACGCCGTCCTGCGCCTGAGGGCCCGAAAGCGCCGTGACGAGAAACCCTTCGCCGTCATGGCCCGGGACCTCGACGCCGTCCGTCGCATCGCCCGCCCGACCCCCGAGGAGGAGACGCTCCTGGTCTCCCCCCAGCGGCCCATCGTCCTCCTGGAAAAGCCGGGCGACGGGGAAGAAGGTCAAACCCGGCTCGCCCCGGCCGTCGCCCCGGGGAACCGCTTCCTCGGCGTCATGCTCCCCTACACGCCATTGCATCACCTGCTGCTCGAGGGGGAACGGTTCCCCGCCCTGGTGATGACCAGCGGCAACTTCTCCGAGGAGCCGATCCTGACCGGCAACCTCGCCGCCCAGCGCTTCCTGGCGCCGGTGGCCGACGTTTTCCTGACCCACGACCGCGACATCCTCGTGCGCAACGACGACTCCGTCTGCCGGAGCTACCGGGGGCGCGTCTACTTTCTCCGGCGCTCCCGCGGGTACGCCCCGGTGCCAATCCGGACGGATTCCGCTCTCCCCCCCCTGCTGGCCGTGGGCGGGGAACTCAAGAACACCGTGGCGGTGGGGCGGGGGCCCTGGGTCTTCCTGAGCCAGCACATCGGCGACCTGGAGAACTCCGAGGTCTTCACCTCCTTCGAGGAGACGGCGTCTCACCTGCAGGACCTGTTCGCGGTGCGGCCCGCCCTCGTGGCCCACGACCTCCACCCGGAGTACCTCTCCACGAAATTCGCCCTGGGGCTGGACGACAGCGTGCAAAAGGTGGGTGTCCAGCACCACCACGCCCACATCGTCTCCTGTCTGGCGGACAACGGGGTCGCCGGGCCCGTGATCGGCCTCTCCCTCGACGGCACCGGCTATGGCACCGACGGGCGGATCTGGGGCGGGGAAGTCCTCGAGGCGGGCCTCGCCTCCTTCCGGCGCGCCTTTCACTTCCGGTACACGGCCATGCCGGGCGGGGCGCGGGCGATCCGCGAACCCTGGCGCATGGCGCTGAGCTTCCTGCTGGACGCCGCGGGGGGCGACCTTCGGGACCTCCCCCCGACGCTTTCGAAGGCCGCGGACGAACAGGGCCTCGAACTGGTGGCCCGGATGGTGGCCCGGCGGCTGAACTGCCCTGAAACCTCCAGCCTCGGGCGCCTGTTCGACGCGGTGGCGGCCCTGGCGGGGATCCGGGCCCGGTCCACTTTCGAGGGGCAGGCGGCCATGGAGTTGGAGATGGTGGCCGGGCCGCCGAATCCCGCCGACGCCTACCGGTTCGAGCGGGAGGGCGGGGTCATCGACCCGCGGCCCGTGGTTCGCCGGGTGCTGGAGGACGTCCGGGCCGGGATCGGCCCCGAACGGGTCTCGGCGCGGTTCCACGACGGCCTCGTCGACCTCTTCGCCGACCTCTGCGAGCAGCTCCGCGCGGAGCGCGGCCTCGGCGCCGTGGCCCTGTCCGGCGGGGTCTTCCAGAACCTCCGCCTTCTGACGGGCCTCCACGAGCGGCTGGAGAGACTCGGATTCACCGTGTACACCCACCGGCGCGTCCCCTGCAACGACGGCGGCCTGGCCCTCGGCCAGGCCGTGGCGGCGGCGGAGATCGCCCGACGGAAAGGAGATTGA
- a CDS encoding HypC/HybG/HupF family hydrogenase formation chaperone, whose translation MCLAVPMRIESIEGMSGLAEIGGVRQDVSLAILPDTRVGDYVIVHAGFAIERLDEEEALRTLEAFRELEDRMAEDADA comes from the coding sequence ATGTGCCTGGCCGTACCCATGCGAATCGAATCCATCGAGGGGATGAGCGGCCTCGCCGAGATCGGCGGGGTCCGGCAGGACGTGAGCCTGGCCATCCTGCCGGACACCCGGGTGGGCGATTACGTCATCGTCCACGCGGGGTTCGCCATCGAGCGGCTCGACGAGGAGGAGGCCCTGAGGACCCTCGAAGCTTTCCGCGAGCTGGAAGACCGGATGGCGGAGGATGCCGATGCCTGA
- the hypE gene encoding hydrogenase expression/formation protein HypE: protein MPEARSRNADDPGGERVLLAHGGGGLLSHQLVREVFLPYLGNPVLAPLEDSSFFAPPPGRLAFTTDSFVVDPPEFPGGDIGRLAVCGTVNDLAAGGARPLVLSAGFILEEGTPLALLRRILASMRDAAAEADVTVAAGDTKVVPRGKADGVYINTAGVGVCALDPPPGPARIRDGDAVLVSGFLGDHGVAVMAAREGLTLPADVRSDCAPLFPLVQALLGAGVEIRALRDPTRGGLATTLNELAGAAGVEVEIQEEALPVREGVRAVCEILGYEPLYLANEGKMIVVVPEAQADAALAALRGCPLGRDAARIGRATGTGTPRVILRTLTGGGRILDVPAGELLPRIC from the coding sequence ATGCCTGAGGCCCGGTCACGAAACGCCGACGATCCCGGGGGCGAGCGGGTCCTGCTGGCCCACGGCGGCGGCGGCCTTCTCTCCCACCAACTGGTGAGGGAGGTCTTCCTTCCTTACCTCGGGAACCCCGTCCTGGCCCCGCTCGAGGACAGTTCCTTCTTTGCGCCCCCGCCAGGCCGGCTGGCCTTCACCACCGACTCCTTCGTGGTGGACCCCCCGGAGTTCCCCGGGGGCGACATCGGCCGGCTGGCCGTCTGCGGGACGGTCAACGACCTGGCGGCGGGCGGGGCGCGACCGCTCGTCCTCAGCGCGGGTTTCATCCTGGAGGAAGGCACGCCCCTGGCCCTGCTCCGGCGGATCCTGGCCTCCATGAGGGACGCCGCGGCGGAAGCGGACGTCACCGTCGCGGCGGGGGACACCAAGGTCGTCCCCCGTGGCAAGGCCGACGGGGTCTACATCAACACGGCGGGCGTGGGGGTGTGCGCCCTCGACCCCCCGCCCGGGCCGGCCCGCATTCGCGACGGGGACGCCGTCCTGGTGAGCGGTTTTCTCGGGGACCACGGCGTCGCCGTCATGGCCGCCCGGGAAGGGTTGACCCTCCCGGCGGACGTCCGCTCGGACTGCGCGCCGCTCTTCCCCCTGGTGCAGGCGCTCCTGGGCGCCGGGGTCGAGATCCGTGCCCTTCGCGACCCCACCCGGGGCGGACTGGCCACGACCCTCAACGAGCTGGCCGGCGCGGCCGGGGTGGAGGTGGAGATCCAGGAAGAGGCCCTCCCTGTTCGCGAAGGGGTGCGCGCCGTGTGTGAGATCCTGGGTTACGAGCCCCTCTACCTGGCCAACGAGGGCAAGATGATCGTCGTGGTGCCCGAAGCCCAGGCCGACGCCGCCCTGGCGGCGCTCCGGGGCTGCCCGCTCGGCCGGGACGCCGCCCGCATCGGCCGGGCGACCGGGACCGGAACGCCCCGGGTGATCCTGCGGACCCTCACCGGGGGCGGCCGGATCCTCGACGTCCCCGCGGGGGAACTCCTTCCGCGAATCTGCTGA